The Verrucomicrobiia bacterium genome has a window encoding:
- a CDS encoding glycoside hydrolase family 28 protein — protein MNRAFGLWLALGLTVGTASANGASKIFDVRQFGAKGDGRALDTESIQKALDTAGKEGGTVRLTAGVYLSQPLTIRTRTTLLLEEGAVLKATDEPAHYLPAGVTWEKILDGTSKGPFQPFIGGKDLEDVTITGKGTIDGSGEKWWIPAEEARKKVSGYTLPRPNLIVLNRGKNIRMSGITLRDAPKFHFVPTDCDGVVIEDVRVIAPEEAANTDGIDPSISRNIIIRRCFIDVGDDNIAIKSGKKVPGREFAVENILIEDCEFRRGHGLSIGSEVVGGVRGITVKNCRFDGTENGIRIKSRRDRGGRVENVTYTGIVMTNVYPALSFAGYYQNSSQLKMLENDPAQPVTETTPMYKNIRISNLTAYSTKSAGLIVGLPEAPIENFVLENVTIHAQTGLTIANAKGLELKNVTVNVKKGEPFTVIRSEVRGLPAK, from the coding sequence ATGAACAGAGCCTTTGGACTTTGGCTGGCACTGGGACTGACCGTGGGAACGGCATCAGCTAACGGTGCGTCGAAGATTTTTGATGTCCGGCAATTCGGCGCAAAGGGTGACGGACGCGCGCTTGACACGGAATCGATTCAGAAGGCGCTCGACACCGCTGGCAAAGAGGGCGGCACCGTGCGGTTGACGGCGGGCGTCTACCTGAGCCAGCCGCTGACCATCCGCACGCGCACGACGCTGCTGCTGGAGGAAGGGGCGGTGCTGAAGGCCACGGATGAACCCGCGCATTACCTTCCTGCCGGCGTCACCTGGGAGAAGATTCTCGACGGCACCAGCAAAGGCCCGTTTCAACCCTTCATCGGCGGAAAAGATCTGGAGGACGTCACGATCACGGGGAAGGGGACCATCGATGGTTCAGGTGAGAAGTGGTGGATTCCGGCGGAGGAGGCTCGCAAAAAAGTTTCGGGCTACACATTGCCGCGTCCAAATCTGATCGTGCTGAATCGCGGGAAAAACATCCGCATGTCTGGCATTACGCTGCGGGACGCGCCCAAGTTTCATTTTGTCCCGACCGACTGTGATGGCGTCGTGATTGAAGACGTGAGGGTGATTGCGCCTGAAGAGGCTGCAAACACGGACGGAATTGATCCCAGCATCAGCCGCAACATCATCATTCGCCGCTGCTTCATTGACGTCGGCGACGACAACATTGCCATCAAATCCGGAAAGAAGGTTCCTGGCCGCGAGTTCGCAGTGGAGAATATTTTGATTGAGGATTGCGAATTCCGGCGCGGTCACGGTTTATCGATCGGCAGCGAAGTGGTTGGCGGTGTTCGAGGGATCACCGTGAAGAACTGCCGGTTTGATGGCACCGAGAACGGCATCCGAATCAAATCCCGGCGGGATCGTGGCGGGCGGGTCGAGAATGTCACTTATACCGGCATTGTGATGACCAACGTTTATCCCGCGTTGTCGTTCGCCGGTTATTACCAGAACAGTTCGCAGCTCAAGATGCTGGAGAACGACCCAGCCCAACCCGTGACCGAAACCACGCCGATGTACAAGAACATCCGCATCAGCAATCTCACGGCCTATTCAACGAAGTCCGCCGGCCTGATCGTGGGTTTGCCGGAAGCGCCAATCGAGAATTTCGTTCTGGAAAACGTGACGATCCACGCTCAAACGGGCCTGACGATTGCGAACGCAAAAGGCCTTGAGCTTAAAAACGTGACGGTGAACGTGAAGAAGGGCGAGCCGTTTACGGTGATTCGTTCCGAAGTTCGCGGCCTGCCGGCGAAGTGA
- a CDS encoding putative Ig domain-containing protein, whose amino-acid sequence MIVPLIPSILLVAVLTLSMPRASAIPAFPGAEGAGSEARGGRGGDLYFVTTTNNSGAGSLRTGITGATGPRTIIFRVSGNIDLASDLTINRPYITIAGQTAPGDGITLRRRSLRVSSHNIIVRHIRVRPGDLDSNFESDALWVTGSTNVILDHISTSWSVDECLSVTHSTNVTVQWCMISESLRLSQHEKGAHGYGSLLRYGAGELTFHHNLYQHHDSRNPRLGDRIKLDFVNNVIYNWGGRAGYSGEDFGDNPNGFTNYLNYVGNYLVAGPSTGPSSEAFRGGSFNTFIYQSGNFIDNNKNSVVNGVDTGWNMFTSQYTQRETPYPLPPVTAETAAEAYQRVLAFAGNSRKRDAVDTRLIGTVNGHDGRLVDAVGSPAQSSDYVITNINGVNYAFVRGWPVLNSGTLPLDSDNDGIPNYFESALGWNPVVANNNHFNGDGYTDLEWYLNWLAGPNATGGAGRPIQVNLRALAGGLTNILFHSISTTNGTAVLLGDGETVELLTSPNFSGLSQFQFHATNHVDAAGFGPVAVTVLVTNIPNQAPTLQPVTEQIWIGGSTLSVTNVATDPDLPWQNLAFALEAAPAGAAIDTNSGIVTWRPAVADAGTTNVFTVRVFDNGSPSLGATQSFTGIVLPPAQPQLHVAHGDNFDVQWTVTGDAGPDYIIEGSTNLTDWFGVFTNSAPSLPWSWQDSVNEAQRFYRVLLGP is encoded by the coding sequence ATGATCGTGCCTTTAATTCCATCCATTCTTCTCGTCGCAGTTCTAACTCTATCCATGCCGCGCGCCAGCGCGATTCCGGCGTTTCCAGGCGCTGAAGGTGCGGGTAGCGAGGCGCGTGGCGGACGCGGTGGGGATCTCTATTTCGTGACGACAACCAACAACTCCGGCGCAGGTTCCTTGCGCACGGGAATAACGGGAGCGACCGGCCCGCGCACGATCATCTTCCGCGTCTCGGGCAACATTGACCTTGCATCCGACCTCACGATCAATCGCCCCTACATTACAATCGCGGGCCAGACTGCGCCGGGCGACGGCATCACGCTTCGACGACGTTCCCTGCGCGTGAGTTCGCATAACATCATTGTGCGTCATATTCGCGTCCGGCCAGGCGACCTCGACAGCAATTTCGAGAGCGATGCGCTTTGGGTCACGGGTTCCACGAACGTGATTCTGGATCACATCTCCACTTCATGGAGCGTGGATGAATGCCTGTCCGTCACGCATTCAACAAACGTCACGGTGCAATGGTGCATGATCAGCGAAAGCTTGCGCCTGTCGCAGCACGAGAAGGGCGCGCACGGCTACGGTTCGCTGCTGCGGTACGGCGCGGGCGAACTCACGTTCCATCACAATCTTTACCAGCATCATGACAGCCGGAATCCGCGGCTTGGCGACCGCATCAAGCTGGATTTCGTGAACAACGTCATCTACAACTGGGGCGGCCGCGCGGGCTACTCGGGCGAGGATTTCGGAGACAATCCCAACGGTTTTACGAATTACCTGAACTACGTCGGAAATTACCTCGTGGCAGGCCCAAGCACGGGCCCGTCGTCCGAGGCGTTCCGAGGCGGTTCGTTCAACACCTTCATCTACCAGTCGGGTAATTTCATTGATAACAACAAGAACTCCGTTGTGAACGGCGTGGACACGGGATGGAACATGTTCACAAGCCAATACACGCAGCGCGAAACGCCGTACCCATTGCCGCCCGTCACGGCTGAGACGGCAGCGGAAGCCTATCAACGCGTCCTTGCATTCGCGGGGAATTCGCGGAAGCGCGATGCCGTGGACACCCGCCTGATTGGCACGGTGAATGGACATGACGGACGCCTCGTGGATGCCGTCGGCTCACCTGCGCAATCCAGCGACTATGTCATCACGAACATCAACGGCGTCAATTACGCCTTCGTTCGCGGCTGGCCCGTGTTGAACTCAGGCACGCTTCCGCTGGACTCCGACAACGACGGCATTCCGAATTATTTTGAATCGGCGCTCGGATGGAATCCCGTGGTGGCGAACAACAATCATTTCAACGGAGACGGCTACACTGACCTGGAATGGTATCTCAACTGGCTCGCAGGACCGAATGCAACGGGCGGGGCGGGCCGGCCGATCCAGGTGAACTTGCGCGCGCTGGCAGGCGGATTGACGAACATCCTGTTCCATAGCATTTCGACGACGAATGGAACCGCAGTGTTGCTCGGCGACGGCGAAACCGTGGAGCTTCTGACTTCGCCAAATTTTTCCGGGTTGTCGCAGTTCCAGTTTCACGCGACCAACCACGTTGATGCGGCGGGGTTCGGTCCCGTGGCGGTGACAGTCCTTGTAACGAACATTCCCAATCAAGCGCCCACGTTGCAACCCGTTACGGAACAGATCTGGATTGGGGGTTCGACCCTGTCGGTCACAAACGTCGCAACGGATCCGGATCTTCCGTGGCAGAACCTGGCTTTCGCGTTGGAAGCGGCGCCTGCCGGGGCGGCGATTGACACGAACTCGGGTATTGTGACGTGGCGGCCCGCTGTAGCAGACGCGGGAACAACGAACGTTTTCACCGTGCGGGTTTTCGACAACGGCAGCCCGAGTCTTGGCGCAACGCAGTCGTTCACTGGGATCGTGCTGCCCCCGGCGCAACCGCAGCTGCACGTTGCGCATGGAGACAACTTTGACGTGCAGTGGACTGTCACAGGCGACGCAGGGCCGGATTACATCATTGAAGGATCGACGAACCTGACGGACTGGTTTGGCGTCTTTACCAACAGCGCGCCGTCACTGCCGTGGTCCTGGCAGGACAGCGTGAATGAAGCGCAACGGTTTTATCGGGTATTGCTCGGGCCGTAG
- the uxaC gene encoding glucuronate isomerase: MKFIHEDFLLGNRTSRRLYQQFAEGQPIFDYHCHLSPKDIAENRQFNNLFEIWLEGDHYKWRAMRSNGVAEKFCTGDADPFAKFQAWAATVPHTLRNPLYHWTHLELKRYFEIDELLDEASASRVWKKANERLATPELSAHGILRKFKVHAVGTTDDPTDDLRYHRQFAQSGHPTRMIPAFRPDKALTVDKPEGFNKWVAALEGAANIDIGNFNDFLDALRQRHDFFHAHGSRLSDHGMNHCFSDFCSPKVAAGIFSKARRGTAATPEEYGKFAAFMMLFFGKLDAEKGWTKQLHLGAMRNNNTRLLQQLGPDTGFDSIGDYPQAQALAAYLDRLDQEKSLPKTIIYNLNPADNYAFATMLGNFQDGTIPGKLQFGSGWWFLDQKEAMQWQINALSNLGLLSRFVGMITDSRSFMSYPRHEYFRRTLCDLIGRDMENGEIPDDEALVGTMIQNICFGNAKQYFGFPPATASASKQPSEGVAVAKRGRRARA, from the coding sequence ATGAAATTCATACACGAAGATTTTCTCCTCGGTAACCGGACTTCCCGCCGCCTCTATCAGCAATTCGCCGAAGGGCAGCCGATCTTTGATTATCATTGCCACCTTTCGCCGAAGGACATCGCGGAGAACCGTCAATTCAACAACCTGTTCGAGATCTGGCTGGAAGGGGATCATTACAAATGGCGCGCGATGCGATCCAACGGCGTTGCTGAAAAATTCTGCACAGGGGATGCCGATCCGTTCGCAAAATTCCAAGCCTGGGCAGCAACGGTTCCGCACACACTCCGGAATCCGCTGTATCATTGGACCCACCTCGAATTGAAACGGTATTTCGAGATCGACGAACTTCTCGATGAGGCGAGTGCCAGCCGCGTGTGGAAGAAGGCGAACGAACGCCTGGCAACGCCCGAACTTTCGGCGCACGGCATTCTTCGCAAGTTCAAGGTGCACGCCGTGGGAACGACGGATGATCCGACGGACGACCTGCGGTATCATCGGCAGTTCGCGCAGAGTGGGCATCCGACTCGCATGATCCCGGCCTTCCGGCCCGACAAGGCGCTGACGGTGGACAAGCCCGAAGGATTCAACAAGTGGGTCGCGGCGCTGGAGGGAGCAGCGAATATTGACATTGGAAACTTCAATGACTTCCTGGATGCGTTGCGCCAGCGTCATGACTTTTTTCACGCCCACGGCAGCCGATTGTCTGATCACGGGATGAATCATTGTTTTTCGGATTTTTGTTCGCCCAAGGTTGCGGCGGGCATCTTCAGCAAGGCGCGCCGCGGAACCGCCGCAACGCCTGAGGAATACGGGAAGTTCGCCGCGTTCATGATGCTGTTTTTCGGGAAGCTCGATGCGGAGAAAGGCTGGACGAAACAGTTGCACCTTGGAGCGATGCGCAACAACAACACGCGCCTGCTCCAGCAACTTGGACCCGACACGGGTTTCGATTCGATTGGCGATTACCCCCAGGCCCAGGCACTGGCGGCATATCTGGATCGGCTCGACCAGGAAAAATCGCTTCCCAAGACAATCATTTACAACCTCAACCCCGCCGACAATTACGCGTTTGCAACAATGCTTGGGAACTTCCAGGACGGCACGATCCCAGGCAAGTTGCAGTTTGGCTCGGGTTGGTGGTTCCTCGACCAAAAGGAAGCCATGCAATGGCAGATCAATGCGTTGTCGAACCTTGGGCTGTTATCACGCTTTGTCGGCATGATCACGGATTCCCGCTCGTTCATGTCCTATCCGCGGCACGAATATTTCCGTCGCACGCTGTGTGACCTCATCGGTCGCGACATGGAAAATGGGGAGATTCCGGATGACGAGGCGTTGGTGGGGACGATGATCCAGAACATCTGCTTTGGAAACGCGAAGCAGTATTTCGGATTCCCGCCCGCAACCGCGAGCGCATCGAAACAGCCGAGCGAAGGCGTGGCCGTTGCGAAGCGGGGGCGCCGTGCCCGCGCGTAG
- a CDS encoding class I SAM-dependent methyltransferase yields the protein MKSDLAISRFPDQIDTRWLCQIVANEMNISTSIVDYYARRASEYERIFHKPERQADLQVLRNEVEGAFDGAHVFEVASGTGYWTEIVSRTAACVLATDINEEVLAIARTKQYGCEVAFQNQDAYAPRMPSRRITAGFSAFWWSHIPKSRLRGFLTGFHAVLPPGATVVFMDNVYVAGSSTPISRTDEFGDSFQTRRLDDGSEHEVLKNFPSESELRGAVADIAAGVKIRFLKYYWVLSYRLPEG from the coding sequence ATGAAATCGGATCTCGCCATCAGCCGATTCCCCGATCAGATTGACACACGTTGGTTGTGCCAGATCGTTGCGAACGAAATGAACATTTCCACATCGATCGTTGACTACTACGCAAGGCGGGCTAGCGAATACGAACGGATTTTCCACAAGCCGGAACGGCAGGCCGATTTGCAGGTGTTACGCAACGAGGTCGAAGGCGCGTTCGACGGTGCCCACGTATTCGAGGTCGCCTCCGGGACGGGATATTGGACGGAGATTGTTTCACGAACGGCGGCATGCGTCCTGGCGACGGATATCAACGAAGAGGTTTTGGCGATCGCGCGGACGAAGCAATACGGCTGCGAGGTTGCGTTTCAGAACCAAGACGCTTACGCCCCGCGGATGCCATCGCGCAGGATAACGGCCGGGTTCTCGGCATTTTGGTGGTCTCACATTCCGAAATCCAGGCTGCGTGGCTTCCTCACCGGATTTCACGCTGTTCTACCACCCGGCGCGACGGTGGTTTTCATGGACAACGTGTACGTCGCGGGGAGCAGCACGCCGATTTCCCGTACGGACGAATTTGGCGACAGCTTTCAGACGCGGCGCCTGGATGACGGCAGCGAACATGAGGTTCTAAAGAATTTTCCTTCCGAATCCGAATTGCGGGGCGCCGTCGCCGATATTGCCGCCGGCGTGAAGATTCGGTTTTTAAAGTATTACTGGGTTTTGAGCTACAGGCTTCCCGAAGGCTAA
- the nrfD gene encoding NrfD/PsrC family molybdoenzyme membrane anchor subunit, with product MNTASATSTAPLSRPPAAQQGHIRLFARFIARLFWEAFDGNWQFYVWMTLLTAIALVGANAWATQVRDGMGLTSMSDHVSWGLYIANFTFLVGLAAGGVMMVIPAYLYHDKDMHKIVIVGELLAIAAIVMCLMFVVADLGRPDRFWHLLPGLGKFNFPVSMLTWDVIVLNGYLVLNLHICGYLLYTRFLGRKPNPKFYVPFVFVSIVWAISIHTVTAFLYCGLGGWPLWNTALLAPRFLASAFVSGPAFIIVTIHVIRRVIGNGFGAGAVRTLVNIMRVTILINLLMVVSEVFTEFYTGGSHTSSARYLYFGLHGHNALVPWIWSSIVMVIAAAAILLNPKLVQRPAGLITACVLAFAGIWIEKGMGLIIPGFVPSTLHELVEYKPSVLEWKVSAGIWAAGFGVYTILLKIAMNLFSSKPASPAASS from the coding sequence GTGAATACCGCATCTGCCACTTCGACCGCGCCACTCAGCCGTCCACCCGCCGCACAGCAGGGCCACATCCGCCTGTTCGCGCGATTTATTGCGCGGCTGTTCTGGGAAGCCTTCGACGGAAACTGGCAATTTTATGTTTGGATGACACTCCTGACGGCCATTGCGCTGGTGGGAGCGAACGCGTGGGCAACGCAGGTGCGCGATGGAATGGGACTGACCAGCATGAGTGATCATGTGTCGTGGGGCCTTTACATCGCGAACTTCACATTCCTCGTCGGGCTCGCAGCGGGCGGTGTCATGATGGTGATTCCCGCGTATCTGTATCACGACAAGGATATGCACAAGATCGTGATCGTTGGCGAATTGCTTGCGATTGCAGCCATCGTAATGTGCCTGATGTTTGTCGTCGCGGACCTCGGCCGGCCTGACCGCTTCTGGCATCTGCTTCCGGGCCTTGGCAAATTCAACTTTCCCGTCTCAATGCTGACGTGGGATGTGATTGTGTTGAACGGGTACCTCGTTTTAAACCTTCACATCTGCGGCTACCTGCTTTACACGCGATTTCTTGGCAGGAAGCCCAACCCGAAATTCTATGTGCCGTTCGTCTTCGTCTCGATCGTTTGGGCGATCTCCATTCACACAGTGACCGCGTTCCTGTACTGCGGGTTGGGCGGCTGGCCGCTGTGGAACACGGCGCTGCTTGCGCCCCGGTTCCTCGCGTCCGCATTCGTCTCCGGTCCTGCGTTTATCATCGTGACCATCCACGTGATCCGCCGGGTCATTGGCAATGGCTTCGGCGCGGGCGCGGTTCGCACGCTGGTCAACATCATGCGCGTCACGATCCTGATCAACCTGCTGATGGTGGTGTCCGAGGTGTTCACCGAGTTTTACACGGGCGGGTCCCACACCTCGTCGGCGCGTTACCTTTACTTCGGGCTGCACGGCCATAACGCCCTGGTGCCGTGGATCTGGAGCTCGATTGTGATGGTCATCGCGGCGGCGGCAATCCTCCTCAACCCAAAGCTCGTGCAGCGGCCAGCCGGGTTGATCACCGCGTGCGTGCTGGCGTTTGCGGGAATCTGGATTGAAAAGGGCATGGGGCTGATCATTCCTGGATTCGTGCCATCGACACTGCACGAACTCGTGGAATACAAACCCAGCGTGCTGGAATGGAAAGTCAGCGCCGGCATCTGGGCCGCTGGGTTTGGCGTGTATACGATCCTTCTGAAGATCGCGATGAACCTGTTTTCATCGAAGCCGGCCAGCCCGGCGGCGAGTTCGTAA
- a CDS encoding 4Fe-4S dicluster domain-containing protein, whose amino-acid sequence MNTIEPAVESRDWTRRDALKGIGATLGVAAFAKALAPLTEWTKDISPDEFLQRHYRELTPVDLAMILARLEKDTQEQYGADVTIRDYKPQPGVKFGYALNLSICIGCRKCAEACHIENNHDRPSNQSYIRVFEMQKGSLDMEKGNAHYDHPVPQKDKFYMPVQCQHCERPPCVDVCPVEATWKEPDGIVVVDYNWCIGCRYCEAACPYHARRFNWTKPEIPAKEINPDQGYLSNRIRPQGVMEKCHFCLHRTRNGRLPACLEACPTGARVFGNLLDPDSEIRQVLAHKRVFVLKEELGLRPQFFYFFDV is encoded by the coding sequence ATGAACACGATCGAGCCTGCGGTTGAATCACGAGACTGGACGCGCCGCGATGCATTGAAGGGAATTGGTGCAACGCTCGGTGTCGCCGCGTTCGCGAAAGCCCTGGCGCCGTTGACGGAATGGACAAAGGACATTTCCCCCGATGAATTTTTGCAGCGCCATTATCGTGAGCTCACGCCCGTTGACCTGGCGATGATCCTTGCGCGGCTCGAGAAGGATACCCAGGAACAGTATGGCGCGGACGTCACGATTCGGGACTACAAGCCGCAACCTGGCGTGAAGTTCGGATACGCCTTGAACCTCAGCATCTGTATCGGCTGCCGCAAGTGTGCCGAAGCGTGCCACATCGAAAACAACCACGATCGCCCCTCGAACCAATCCTATATCCGGGTCTTCGAGATGCAGAAGGGTTCGCTTGACATGGAAAAGGGCAATGCGCACTACGATCATCCCGTGCCGCAGAAGGACAAGTTTTACATGCCGGTCCAATGCCAGCACTGCGAGCGGCCGCCCTGCGTGGATGTCTGCCCGGTCGAGGCGACGTGGAAGGAACCCGACGGCATTGTGGTGGTGGATTACAACTGGTGCATCGGATGCCGTTATTGCGAAGCGGCCTGCCCGTATCATGCGCGCCGTTTCAACTGGACGAAGCCAGAAATTCCGGCAAAGGAAATCAATCCGGACCAAGGATACCTGAGCAATCGCATTCGCCCGCAGGGCGTGATGGAAAAATGTCATTTCTGCCTGCACAGAACCCGCAACGGACGCCTGCCTGCCTGTCTCGAAGCGTGTCCCACGGGGGCGCGGGTGTTCGGCAATCTCCTCGATCCCGACTCGGAAATTCGGCAGGTGCTCGCGCACAAACGTGTGTTTGTGCTGAAGGAGGAACTCGGGTTGCGTCCGCAGTTCTTTTATTTCTTCGATGTTTAA
- a CDS encoding molybdopterin-dependent oxidoreductase, with protein sequence MNLPRREFIKTSALAAASALIANRVGAALPSSPTASESDGIHWDKAPCRFCGTGCHVRVGVKDGKVVAIQGEQLAEVNKGLLCVKGYHVGLALYGKDRLTTPLLRRNGKLEPISWDEAIEIVSRRILHAPERFAIYGSGQWTIPEGYAANKLIKAGLSTNNIDPNARLCMSSAVTGYLSVYGVDEPAGCYDDFDRCDVLILWGNNMAEMHPVLFSRVIDRRSRGEKVTIIDLATRRTRSTDFADEHLLFKPQTDLAIANGIAHLLLKNGTWDKAFAEKHCNFRKDTAEASLLGEAMTFEEYKASLEKYTPEEVERISGVPAGKIRMLGDLFGRRDIRITSTWCMGFNQHSRGTNINRLCHGIHLLSGHFGRPGDAPTSLTGQPSACGTAREVGTLCNSLPGGRLVTNAEHRADSEKLWNVPAGRLSAKAGHHTVLLWEKFCTPTDEGGDIQTIWVQATNPGQSLPNLNKLFRGKKNLADKFLIVSDVYPTATTELADLVLPSALWVEKNGMFGNSERRTHQWFKMVQPPGDARDDSWQIIAVARKLLDLGHAGMRDRDGNFLFAARDAQGREVPIWEWKHFYDVNVDRLLFEEYRTFSRYKHKDLAPYDEYVKARGLRWPVVQDKNGSWRETKFRFAEFDDPYVTKGAGIEFYHSVTKDNRALIWFAPYEKAAEEPDDEFPFWLCTGRVLEHWHTGTLTMRIPQLSGAMPHAYVEMHPDDATERGIRNGERVVVKTRRGELQLPVWIGGRSRVPRGSLFVPFFDERLLINEITLGEPDPISKEPDYKKCAAAVLKAGTPG encoded by the coding sequence ATGAACCTGCCACGCCGCGAATTCATCAAAACCTCGGCCCTCGCCGCCGCCAGCGCGCTGATCGCGAATCGGGTGGGTGCTGCGCTGCCATCATCTCCCACGGCCTCGGAATCCGATGGCATTCACTGGGACAAGGCGCCCTGCCGTTTTTGCGGAACGGGATGCCATGTTCGGGTCGGCGTAAAGGACGGCAAAGTGGTTGCAATTCAGGGCGAGCAACTGGCCGAAGTGAACAAGGGCCTCCTCTGCGTGAAGGGATACCATGTCGGTCTGGCGCTGTATGGAAAGGATCGCCTGACGACTCCCCTGCTCCGCCGCAATGGGAAGCTCGAGCCGATCTCATGGGATGAAGCGATTGAAATTGTTTCCCGCCGCATTCTTCACGCGCCCGAACGATTCGCGATCTATGGCTCGGGTCAATGGACCATTCCCGAAGGCTACGCCGCCAACAAGTTGATCAAAGCCGGATTATCCACCAACAACATCGATCCCAACGCGCGCCTCTGCATGTCGAGCGCCGTGACAGGTTACTTGAGCGTATACGGCGTCGATGAACCGGCCGGCTGTTACGACGACTTCGATCGCTGCGACGTGTTGATCCTGTGGGGAAACAACATGGCGGAGATGCATCCCGTTCTTTTTTCGCGGGTGATCGATCGCCGTTCGCGCGGTGAAAAGGTAACGATCATTGACCTTGCAACACGTCGAACGCGCAGCACGGACTTCGCCGATGAACATTTGCTGTTCAAGCCGCAGACGGATCTCGCCATTGCGAATGGCATCGCGCACCTGCTCCTGAAGAATGGCACGTGGGACAAGGCATTCGCGGAAAAGCATTGCAACTTCCGCAAGGACACTGCCGAAGCGTCGCTGCTCGGCGAAGCGATGACATTCGAGGAATACAAGGCATCGCTTGAAAAATACACGCCTGAGGAAGTCGAGCGGATTTCGGGAGTTCCCGCCGGGAAGATCCGCATGCTGGGCGATTTGTTTGGACGCCGCGACATTCGCATCACCAGCACGTGGTGCATGGGATTCAACCAGCACAGCCGCGGCACGAACATCAATCGCCTTTGTCACGGCATTCACCTGTTGAGCGGACATTTTGGCCGGCCGGGCGACGCCCCGACGTCCTTGACCGGCCAGCCGAGTGCCTGTGGCACTGCGCGCGAAGTCGGCACTCTGTGCAACTCGCTGCCCGGGGGACGCCTTGTAACCAACGCCGAGCATCGCGCGGATTCGGAGAAACTCTGGAATGTTCCTGCCGGCCGCCTGAGCGCGAAGGCAGGGCATCACACAGTGTTGCTGTGGGAAAAATTTTGCACGCCGACGGACGAGGGCGGCGACATTCAAACGATCTGGGTTCAGGCCACGAACCCTGGGCAGTCGCTGCCAAACCTGAACAAGCTCTTTCGCGGCAAGAAGAACCTGGCTGACAAGTTCCTCATCGTTTCCGACGTGTATCCCACGGCGACGACCGAACTTGCCGATCTCGTGTTGCCATCTGCGTTGTGGGTCGAGAAGAACGGGATGTTCGGAAATTCGGAACGGCGGACGCATCAATGGTTCAAGATGGTACAACCGCCCGGCGATGCGCGCGATGATTCCTGGCAGATCATTGCGGTGGCACGCAAGCTTCTCGACCTGGGCCATGCGGGGATGCGGGATCGCGACGGCAATTTCCTGTTTGCAGCCCGCGACGCGCAAGGCCGCGAAGTTCCCATCTGGGAGTGGAAACATTTTTACGACGTGAACGTGGATCGGCTCCTGTTTGAGGAATACCGCACGTTCAGCCGCTACAAGCACAAGGATCTGGCGCCGTACGATGAATACGTAAAGGCGCGCGGATTGCGCTGGCCCGTGGTTCAAGATAAGAACGGAAGCTGGCGCGAAACAAAATTTCGCTTTGCTGAGTTCGATGATCCATATGTGACGAAGGGAGCGGGAATCGAGTTCTATCATTCCGTCACGAAAGACAACCGCGCCCTCATCTGGTTTGCGCCGTACGAAAAAGCCGCCGAGGAACCCGATGACGAGTTCCCGTTCTGGCTCTGCACGGGCCGTGTCCTGGAGCACTGGCACACGGGCACGCTTACGATGCGGATCCCGCAATTATCAGGGGCGATGCCCCACGCCTACGTGGAAATGCATCCGGACGATGCAACCGAGCGCGGCATTCGCAATGGAGAAAGGGTGGTTGTGAAAACGCGGCGGGGAGAACTGCAACTCCCCGTGTGGATTGGCGGGCGCAGCCGCGTGCCACGTGGATCTCTGTTTGTGCCGTTCTTCGACGAGCGCTTGTTGATCAACGAGATCACGCTCGGAGAGCCCGATCCGATTTCAAAGGAGCCCGACTACAAAAAGTGCGCGGCGGCCGTGTTGAAGGCGGGAACCCCGGGCTGA